In Streptomyces sp. NBC_01439, the following are encoded in one genomic region:
- a CDS encoding sensor histidine kinase, which produces MSDSTPRPEPADPPAVAVLAAMRRPLRFLGSWWPWRCWAYLGSGFLIGYPVLILLVLLLGVGVALAVVGIGLLILLGAVAAVVPLGALERWRLRWVEPVPVPDPHASLAGAGPAAWLRTRLRERATWREFAYATLLGPVFGAAGFAVITLLAFALILVATPAIVWAIAPDHVMLIPGRPVSGPLEALGGTAVGLVGMVVAAYAGALLAAAQVKTARLLLGPRVEADRILELTRSRVRLVDAFEAERRRIERDLHDGAQQQLVALSMTLGLAELELRGIPQAAGAAALVARGRGEAKVALEQLRDLVRGIHPQVLTDHGLAAAVAEVALRHPVPVTVDLDVPRLAESVEITAYFTVTEALANAAKHSGASRVAVVGKVEGDRLTLTVTDDGRGGADPGAGAGLAGLADRVAMLKGRLVVSSPVGGPTRLRVEVPCSG; this is translated from the coding sequence ATGTCCGACTCCACGCCCCGCCCCGAACCGGCCGACCCTCCAGCGGTCGCCGTCCTGGCCGCGATGCGCCGGCCGCTGCGGTTCCTCGGCTCGTGGTGGCCCTGGCGGTGCTGGGCGTACCTGGGCAGCGGGTTCCTCATCGGCTATCCCGTCCTGATCCTCCTCGTCCTGCTCCTCGGAGTCGGAGTGGCGCTGGCGGTCGTCGGGATCGGGCTGTTGATCCTGCTCGGTGCCGTCGCCGCCGTGGTACCGCTGGGGGCGCTGGAGCGGTGGCGGCTGCGGTGGGTGGAGCCGGTGCCCGTGCCGGACCCGCACGCCTCCCTGGCCGGGGCCGGGCCCGCGGCCTGGTTGCGGACCCGGCTGCGGGAGCGGGCCACCTGGCGGGAGTTCGCGTACGCCACCCTGCTGGGGCCGGTCTTCGGGGCGGCCGGGTTCGCCGTGATCACGCTGCTGGCCTTCGCCCTGATCCTCGTCGCGACGCCGGCGATCGTCTGGGCCATCGCCCCGGACCACGTGATGCTGATCCCCGGCCGGCCGGTCTCCGGGCCGCTGGAGGCCCTGGGCGGCACGGCCGTCGGACTGGTCGGGATGGTGGTGGCGGCGTACGCGGGCGCCCTGCTCGCCGCGGCCCAGGTGAAGACCGCCCGCCTGCTGCTCGGGCCGCGCGTGGAGGCCGACCGGATCCTGGAGCTCACCCGCTCCCGGGTCCGCCTGGTCGACGCCTTCGAAGCCGAACGGCGGCGCATCGAACGGGACTTGCACGACGGCGCGCAGCAGCAGCTGGTCGCCCTCAGCATGACCCTGGGCCTCGCCGAGCTGGAACTGCGCGGGATCCCGCAGGCGGCCGGGGCCGCCGCCCTGGTGGCCCGGGGGCGCGGCGAGGCCAAGGTCGCCCTGGAGCAACTGCGCGACCTCGTAAGGGGCATCCACCCGCAGGTCCTCACCGACCACGGGCTCGCGGCGGCCGTCGCCGAGGTGGCCCTGCGCCATCCCGTACCGGTGACCGTGGACCTCGACGTGCCCCGGCTGGCCGAATCCGTCGAGATCACGGCGTACTTCACCGTCACCGAGGCGCTCGCCAACGCGGCCAAGCACAGCGGTGCCTCGCGCGTCGCCGTGGTCGGTAAGGTCGAGGGTGACCGGCTCACTCTCACCGTCACCGACGACGGCCGCGGCGGCGCCGATCCCGGCGCGGGAGCGGGCCTGGCAGGACTCGCGGACAGGGTGGCGATGTTGAAGGGCAGGCTGGTGGTGTCCAGTCCGGTGGGCGGACCGACCCGACTCCGGGTGGAGGTCCCGTGCTCCGGCTGA
- a CDS encoding response regulator transcription factor → MLRLILAEDSVLLRAGLTELLTRGGHQVLAAVGSAEELVRAVEAQRPDAVVTDVRMPPGFRDEGLRAALELRSRDASLPVLVLSQYVATAYATQLLTGASAAGLGYLLKDRVGEVAEFLDALQQVAEGRTVIDPEVVRVLLSRQSEERPLARLTPREREVLTLMASGLNNQALAARLFITEAAVVKHASSIFMKLDLDATEGNRRVLAVLAHLSGQEA, encoded by the coding sequence GTGCTCCGGCTGATCCTCGCCGAGGACTCCGTACTGCTGCGCGCGGGGCTGACGGAACTCCTCACCCGCGGCGGGCACCAGGTGCTCGCCGCCGTCGGGAGCGCCGAGGAACTGGTGCGGGCGGTGGAGGCGCAGCGGCCGGACGCCGTCGTGACCGATGTGCGGATGCCGCCCGGCTTCCGCGACGAGGGTCTGCGGGCCGCACTCGAACTCCGCTCCCGGGACGCCTCGTTGCCCGTGCTGGTGCTCTCGCAGTACGTGGCCACGGCCTACGCCACCCAGTTGCTCACGGGCGCCTCGGCGGCCGGGCTGGGCTATCTGCTCAAGGACCGGGTCGGCGAGGTGGCCGAGTTCCTCGACGCCCTCCAGCAGGTCGCCGAGGGCCGCACGGTCATCGACCCCGAGGTGGTACGGGTCCTGCTCAGCCGGCAGTCCGAGGAGCGGCCGCTGGCCCGGCTGACCCCGCGCGAGCGGGAGGTGCTGACCTTGATGGCCTCGGGCCTCAACAACCAGGCCCTGGCGGCCCGGCTGTTCATCACCGAGGCCGCCGTCGTCAAACACGCGTCCAGCATCTTCATGAAACTCGACCTGGACGCCACGGAGGGCAACCGCCGGGTCCTGGCGGTCCTGGCCCACCTGTCGGGCCAGGAGGCCTAG
- a CDS encoding bifunctional serine/threonine protein kinase/MFS transporter, with protein sequence MDQLIAEDPSRIGPYRLIARLGAGGMGLVYLGRSEGGRTVAVKVVQTEFAGNAEFRRRFAREVAAARRVGGSWTAAVLDADTEAAVPWVATQYIPGPDLQTVVARQFGPLPEDSVRTLANRLALALRAVHGAGLIHRDLKPSNVLVTVDGPRVIDFGIARAMDGMTGDSLHTRTGMLIGSPGFMSPEQVRGLELGPASDVFCLGAVLVYAATGRTLFGAKDTGLNAHLFRIAEEEADLTGVPESLVELVGACLNKDPARRPTPEEVAARTAADAAGEWLPGAVLAELGRHAARLLDYAPASPAGVGAGGGTPSAGTPAAGAPAEGTSSAGTSSEKTPVEKEPAEKEPFDKTPDPRLVPAQSRQDASPPAAPPPPPAYAPTVPGRFGPADGFGPPPGPVPGDPSVPAPPHPRRWWGLAVLALTQLLVLVEAAHFNVLGPQIHAELAVGAGDLGTAYSAHLVALGGLLLLGGHLVDLLGARRMLVAGLIGCAAADVLGGAADSSGSLITARALQGAFAALLVPAALSLVATGFTDPRERGRAFGIYTAVAAGGGALGVSTGGWIAETLDARWALWSVVPLAALALIGALTLLPAHPGRTGARFDGLGVLLGTAGSAALAYGLAEAETFSWAVVPSLLLLVGGIALLAGFLWWQTRASGTLLPAYVLADRSRLASLLAVLLTGVALVVLFPALGFFAQQVRGQSPAASGVAHLPLVAAALVVATQVSARLLPRIAPRLMVLPGLVITALGLALLAGTGGASTYATGVLPGLLLTGVGLGLALAPLYATATAGVAPRHAGAASAALGAAHHLGQSIGGAVLGAVVLSRLSHVSDDTDVFARTLDAYTTTLWCAVGALLLATLPAALLLRTPRRDTGATG encoded by the coding sequence GTGGATCAGCTGATCGCCGAAGACCCGAGCCGCATCGGACCGTACCGCCTGATCGCCCGGCTGGGCGCGGGTGGCATGGGCCTGGTCTACCTGGGCCGCTCCGAGGGCGGCCGGACCGTTGCCGTGAAGGTGGTCCAGACGGAGTTCGCCGGGAACGCCGAATTCCGCAGGAGGTTCGCCCGCGAGGTCGCCGCCGCGCGCCGGGTGGGCGGCAGCTGGACGGCTGCCGTTCTCGACGCCGACACGGAGGCCGCCGTGCCCTGGGTGGCGACCCAGTACATCCCGGGGCCCGACCTGCAGACCGTGGTCGCCCGGCAGTTCGGCCCGCTGCCCGAGGACTCGGTGCGGACCCTCGCCAACCGGCTCGCCCTCGCCCTGCGGGCCGTGCACGGGGCGGGCCTGATCCACCGCGACCTGAAGCCGTCCAACGTGCTCGTCACCGTCGACGGGCCACGCGTCATCGACTTCGGCATCGCGCGGGCGATGGACGGCATGACCGGCGACAGCCTGCACACCCGCACCGGCATGCTGATCGGCTCGCCGGGGTTCATGTCCCCGGAGCAGGTACGCGGTCTCGAACTGGGCCCCGCCAGCGACGTATTCTGCCTCGGCGCGGTCCTCGTGTACGCCGCCACGGGTCGCACGCTCTTCGGTGCCAAGGACACCGGCCTGAACGCCCACCTCTTCCGGATCGCCGAAGAGGAGGCGGACCTGACCGGGGTGCCGGAGTCGCTGGTCGAACTCGTCGGCGCGTGCCTGAACAAGGACCCGGCCCGCCGGCCCACCCCCGAGGAGGTGGCTGCGCGTACGGCGGCGGACGCCGCTGGGGAGTGGCTCCCGGGCGCGGTGCTGGCCGAGCTGGGCCGCCATGCGGCGCGGCTGTTGGACTACGCCCCGGCGTCACCGGCAGGAGTCGGAGCCGGCGGCGGGACCCCTTCCGCGGGGACCCCTGCCGCGGGGGCCCCTGCCGAGGGGACCTCTTCCGCGGGGACCTCATCCGAGAAGACGCCCGTCGAGAAGGAGCCCGCAGAGAAGGAGCCCTTCGACAAGACGCCGGATCCCCGCCTCGTGCCGGCGCAGTCCCGGCAGGACGCCTCTCCGCCGGCGGCACCGCCCCCGCCGCCCGCGTACGCCCCCACGGTGCCCGGTCGCTTCGGTCCCGCTGACGGCTTCGGTCCGCCCCCGGGCCCCGTCCCCGGTGACCCGTCCGTCCCCGCGCCCCCGCACCCGCGGCGGTGGTGGGGCCTCGCGGTCCTCGCCCTGACGCAGCTGCTGGTGCTCGTCGAAGCGGCCCACTTCAATGTGCTGGGCCCGCAGATCCATGCCGAACTCGCCGTCGGCGCCGGCGACCTGGGTACGGCCTACAGCGCCCACCTGGTCGCCCTCGGCGGACTGCTGCTGCTCGGCGGGCACCTCGTCGACCTGCTCGGGGCACGGCGGATGCTGGTGGCCGGCCTGATCGGATGCGCGGCGGCCGACGTGCTCGGCGGCGCGGCCGACAGCTCCGGGTCGCTGATCACCGCCCGCGCCCTGCAGGGCGCCTTCGCCGCCCTACTCGTCCCGGCCGCGCTGTCCCTGGTGGCCACCGGATTCACCGACCCCCGGGAACGCGGGCGGGCCTTCGGGATCTACACGGCGGTCGCCGCGGGCGGCGGTGCGCTCGGTGTGTCCACGGGCGGCTGGATCGCCGAGACCCTGGACGCGCGCTGGGCCCTGTGGTCGGTCGTCCCGCTCGCCGCACTCGCCCTGATCGGCGCCCTCACCCTGCTGCCCGCCCACCCGGGCCGCACCGGCGCCCGGTTCGACGGACTCGGCGTACTCCTCGGCACGGCGGGATCCGCCGCCCTGGCCTACGGCCTCGCCGAGGCCGAGACGTTCAGCTGGGCCGTCGTCCCGAGCCTGCTCCTGCTCGTGGGCGGCATCGCGCTGCTCGCCGGCTTCCTGTGGTGGCAGACCAGAGCGTCCGGCACCCTGCTCCCGGCGTACGTCCTCGCCGACCGGAGCCGCCTCGCCTCCCTCCTGGCCGTCCTCCTCACCGGCGTGGCCCTGGTCGTCCTCTTCCCGGCCCTGGGCTTCTTCGCCCAGCAGGTCCGCGGCCAGAGCCCGGCCGCGTCCGGGGTCGCCCACCTGCCCCTGGTCGCCGCTGCCCTCGTGGTCGCCACCCAGGTCTCCGCCCGCCTGCTGCCCCGAATCGCGCCGCGCCTCATGGTCCTGCCGGGCCTGGTGATCACGGCCCTCGGGCTGGCCCTGCTGGCCGGCACCGGGGGTGCGTCCACCTACGCGACCGGGGTGCTGCCCGGCCTGCTGCTCACCGGCGTCGGCCTGGGCCTGGCCCTGGCCCCGCTCTACGCCACCGCGACCGCCGGGGTGGCCCCGCGCCACGCTGGTGCGGCCTCGGCGGCCCTCGGCGCGGCCCACCACCTGGGGCAGTCGATCGGCGGGGCGGTGCTCGGCGCCGTCGTGCTGAGCCGCTTGAGCCACGTCTCGGACGACACCGACGTGTTCGCCCGGACGCTGGACGCCTACACCACCACCCTCTGGTGCGCGGTCGGCGCCCTCCTGCTCGCGACCCTGCCGGCCGCCCTGCTGCTCAGGACCCCGCGGCGGGACACGGGCGCGACCGGCTAG
- a CDS encoding bestrophin-like domain: MSEWLVLAIAMALVCAVVLAITAIRHRRAAADEDTSETPDVIEYMTMMVGVVYAIVLGLAIAGVWEARGAAEDSVRREAQALYEVTQRADVYPAAVRDRIRGEVDAYVSHTVAVDWPLLTSGDNASPEGAALLGKLRTDVTHQSPANELQAQAYQPLLDHIAAADDARHSRTQSSESTLPGVVWFGLVVGGLVTVGLIFTLQIRRSGRELLLAGLFSALIVFLLFMVWSFDAPYGREGIDSAAPFQDLFPATASVAVASR; the protein is encoded by the coding sequence GTGTCCGAATGGCTGGTCCTGGCCATCGCCATGGCGCTCGTCTGCGCCGTCGTCCTCGCCATCACCGCGATCCGGCACCGCCGGGCCGCCGCCGACGAGGACACCAGCGAAACCCCCGACGTCATCGAGTACATGACGATGATGGTGGGCGTGGTCTACGCGATCGTGCTGGGCCTGGCCATCGCGGGAGTCTGGGAGGCGCGCGGCGCCGCCGAGGACAGCGTGCGCCGTGAGGCCCAGGCCCTGTACGAGGTCACCCAGCGCGCCGACGTCTACCCGGCGGCCGTCCGCGACCGGATCCGGGGCGAGGTGGACGCGTACGTCTCCCACACCGTCGCCGTGGACTGGCCGTTGCTGACCTCCGGCGACAACGCCTCGCCCGAGGGCGCCGCCCTGCTCGGCAAGCTGCGTACCGACGTCACGCACCAGAGCCCGGCCAACGAGCTTCAGGCGCAGGCCTATCAGCCGTTGCTGGACCACATCGCGGCCGCCGACGACGCGCGGCACTCGCGTACGCAGAGCTCCGAGTCCACGCTGCCGGGCGTGGTGTGGTTCGGGCTGGTGGTCGGCGGACTGGTGACGGTCGGGCTGATCTTCACCCTGCAGATCCGGCGCTCCGGACGGGAGTTGTTGCTCGCCGGGTTGTTCAGCGCGTTGATCGTGTTCCTGCTCTTCATGGTGTGGAGCTTCGACGCGCCGTACGGGCGGGAGGGGATCGACTCGGCCGCACCGTTCCAGGACCTGTTCCCGGCCACGGCGTCGGTGGCCGTCGCCAGCCGCTGA